The following coding sequences are from one Pyxidicoccus xibeiensis window:
- a CDS encoding CHAT domain-containing tetratricopeptide repeat protein: MAVAVLCCAAGAPDVEARLEEALAAHAGAGALHAKGRYSEALAQGERALVLLESVLGSAHPEVARCLDLLGVLYQLQGNAAGAESLLQRGLAVREAALGKSHPDVASSLDHLASLYKAQGAYDRAAPLFERALAIQEEALGKEHPQVARVLNNLARLYSEQGLYGRAEPLYQRAVAIQETALGKNHPDLASSLNNLASLYIHLGSYAQAELLATRALTLQQAAFGKNHPDIASSLDNLARVFARQGSFAKAEQAYLRALELVEQTQGRKHPYVAELLTHLARLRVADNRLGQALPALKRAFAISELRLRSEALHFSEGRLASFIAQLRAQEELFYELVRAAPHDDDVRHMGLTAALLRKGRSVEQMAETSRTAYQRASAQDREVFDRLRVLRGELASLSLQGPGPMPPADYQRRVKELVVQVDAFEAELARRSAPLRALRSLPASEDMVDRVVAALPEDSVLVEFVAYTDRSLLRKPGTLEPRHAPQLRYLALVLLPGGRIRAADLGPAAPIDSAAAAMRDALATRDVNFLHSAQVLYQRVLRPLWRFLDGTQQVFISPDGQLGLVPFAALHDGYRFRVEAHDFTYLTSGRDLLTRSRQAAPSQAVVVLADPDFDFAVQPSADKPLELAERSVAVERFYSTLRDGLSGTAWPSLPGTRGEAEAIRRMVPRARIFLGREATKARLLSVSAPGVLHLATHGFFLKDAATQEATRAVGYSGALSPDLHAASSADPLLRSGLLLAGASAPGPDASGATGPPPESTMVTALELVGLNLWGTQLVVLSACDTGRGDVKLGQGVYGLRRAFVAAGAETVVMSLWKVDDAVTRVLMESYYRNLLAGQGRATALHQAMLALRRTHPHPHYWAPFIVAGQNGPLRVATSPED; the protein is encoded by the coding sequence ATGGCGGTCGCGGTCCTCTGCTGCGCGGCGGGAGCCCCGGACGTGGAGGCGCGGCTGGAGGAGGCGCTGGCGGCCCATGCGGGGGCAGGAGCGCTCCATGCGAAGGGCAGGTACTCCGAGGCCCTCGCCCAGGGTGAGCGCGCCCTCGTGCTGCTGGAGTCCGTGCTGGGGAGTGCGCATCCAGAAGTCGCCCGGTGTCTGGACCTGCTGGGAGTCCTTTACCAGCTCCAGGGAAACGCGGCCGGAGCCGAGTCGCTGCTCCAGCGCGGCCTCGCGGTCCGGGAGGCGGCGCTGGGCAAGAGCCACCCCGACGTCGCCTCCTCGCTCGACCACCTCGCCTCTCTCTACAAGGCGCAGGGGGCATATGACCGGGCCGCGCCGCTCTTCGAGCGTGCTCTCGCCATCCAGGAAGAGGCGCTCGGCAAGGAGCATCCCCAGGTTGCCCGGGTGCTCAACAACCTCGCCCGGCTCTACTCGGAGCAGGGGCTGTACGGCCGTGCCGAGCCGCTCTACCAACGCGCGGTGGCCATCCAGGAAACGGCGCTCGGCAAGAACCATCCCGACCTCGCCTCCTCGCTCAACAACCTCGCCAGCCTCTACATCCACCTCGGCTCGTACGCGCAGGCGGAGCTGCTCGCCACGCGCGCGCTCACCCTTCAGCAAGCGGCCTTCGGCAAGAACCATCCCGACATCGCCTCTTCGCTCGACAACCTCGCCCGCGTCTTCGCCAGACAGGGCTCTTTCGCCAAGGCCGAACAGGCCTACCTGCGCGCGCTCGAGCTCGTTGAACAGACCCAGGGCAGGAAGCACCCCTACGTCGCCGAGCTGCTCACCCACCTCGCCCGGCTGCGCGTGGCTGACAACCGCCTCGGCCAGGCCCTGCCGGCCTTGAAGCGCGCGTTCGCCATCTCCGAGCTGCGCCTGCGCTCGGAAGCACTCCACTTCTCGGAGGGCCGGCTGGCCAGCTTCATCGCGCAGCTGCGCGCCCAGGAGGAGCTGTTCTACGAGCTGGTGCGAGCCGCGCCACACGACGACGACGTGCGGCACATGGGGCTCACCGCGGCGCTCCTGCGCAAGGGCCGCTCCGTCGAGCAGATGGCGGAGACCTCGCGTACCGCCTACCAGCGCGCGAGCGCTCAGGACCGAGAGGTCTTCGACCGCCTGCGAGTCTTGCGCGGCGAGCTGGCAAGCCTGTCGCTTCAGGGCCCCGGCCCCATGCCGCCTGCCGACTACCAGCGGCGAGTCAAGGAGCTCGTCGTCCAGGTCGATGCCTTCGAAGCCGAGCTGGCCAGGCGCTCCGCGCCCCTGCGCGCGCTGCGTTCGCTGCCAGCTTCCGAGGACATGGTCGACCGTGTCGTGGCGGCCCTCCCCGAGGACAGCGTCCTTGTCGAGTTCGTCGCGTACACGGACCGCTCGCTCCTGCGCAAGCCCGGCACGCTGGAGCCGCGGCACGCCCCGCAGCTCCGGTACCTGGCGCTGGTGCTCCTCCCGGGCGGGCGTATCCGCGCCGCCGACCTCGGACCCGCCGCGCCCATCGACAGCGCCGCCGCGGCAATGCGAGATGCCCTGGCCACCCGCGACGTGAACTTCCTGCACTCGGCCCAGGTGCTCTACCAGCGTGTCCTCCGTCCCTTGTGGCGGTTCCTGGACGGCACCCAGCAGGTCTTCATCTCGCCGGACGGGCAGCTGGGGCTTGTCCCTTTCGCCGCCCTCCACGATGGCTACCGGTTCCGCGTGGAAGCCCACGACTTCACGTACCTCACCTCCGGGAGGGACCTGCTGACGCGCTCCCGGCAGGCCGCTCCTTCCCAGGCGGTGGTCGTCCTGGCAGACCCGGACTTCGACTTCGCGGTCCAACCCTCCGCTGACAAGCCGCTCGAGCTGGCGGAGCGCTCGGTCGCCGTCGAGCGTTTCTACTCCACGCTGCGCGACGGCCTGTCCGGAACTGCCTGGCCCTCCCTCCCTGGCACCCGCGGGGAGGCCGAGGCCATCCGGCGCATGGTTCCTCGCGCTCGGATCTTCCTGGGCCGCGAGGCCACCAAGGCGCGGCTCTTGAGCGTGTCAGCCCCCGGCGTACTGCACCTGGCCACCCACGGCTTCTTCCTCAAGGACGCCGCCACGCAGGAGGCCACCCGCGCCGTGGGCTACTCCGGTGCGCTGAGCCCTGACCTCCACGCCGCGTCCTCCGCCGACCCGCTGCTACGCTCCGGCCTTCTCCTGGCGGGCGCGAGCGCTCCAGGGCCCGACGCCTCCGGCGCCACGGGGCCACCCCCCGAAAGCACGATGGTGACGGCCCTGGAGCTGGTCGGCCTCAACTTGTGGGGCACCCAGCTGGTCGTCCTGTCCGCCTGCGACACGGGGCGAGGCGACGTCAAGCTCGGCCAGGGTGTCTACGGGCTGCGCCGGGCCTTCGTCGCGGCGGGAGCGGAGACGGTGGTGATGAGCCTGTGGAAGGTGGACGACGCGGTCACCCGGGTGCTCATGGAGAGCTATTACCGCAACCTGCTGGCGGGGCAGGGCCGCGCCACGGCGCTGCACCAGGCGATGCTCGCATTGCGGCGGACGCACCCTCACCCCCACTACTGGGCACCCTTCATCGTCGCGGGACAGAATGGCCCTCTGCGCGTGGCGACATCGCCGGAGGACTAG
- a CDS encoding DUF4336 domain-containing protein, producing the protein MTSPDPALSDRLPDWGDGVLPYAPLSTLKPLADGIWWVDGPVMKMRYGPVSLPFPTRMVVLRLRSGGLWLWSPTAPAPGLLAEVDALGPVEHLVSPNRFHYAGIPAWKARYPRAMAWASPGVRERARSQQIDVAFDADLTDDAPGAWAGDVEQLIFRGSRFVEEVVFFHRASSTLILADLVMALERERIRPRLRWLLALGGTLWPGQTPREVQLTAWGRKSQARACYRQLMGWQPRRVLVAHGRSFLEDATPQLEKALDWLR; encoded by the coding sequence ATGACTTCGCCAGACCCGGCCCTTTCTGACCGCCTTCCCGACTGGGGCGACGGAGTCCTTCCCTACGCTCCGCTCTCGACTCTCAAGCCGCTCGCCGACGGAATCTGGTGGGTGGACGGGCCCGTCATGAAGATGCGCTATGGCCCGGTCTCCCTGCCGTTCCCCACGCGCATGGTGGTGCTCCGCCTGCGCTCGGGCGGGCTGTGGCTCTGGTCTCCAACGGCCCCGGCGCCGGGCCTGCTCGCGGAGGTCGATGCGCTCGGCCCCGTCGAGCACCTCGTCTCGCCGAACAGGTTCCACTACGCGGGCATCCCCGCCTGGAAGGCGCGCTACCCGCGTGCAATGGCCTGGGCCTCTCCAGGGGTTCGCGAGCGTGCACGCTCACAGCAAATCGACGTCGCGTTCGATGCCGACCTCACCGACGACGCGCCCGGAGCCTGGGCGGGCGACGTCGAGCAGCTCATCTTCCGGGGCAGCCGCTTCGTGGAAGAGGTGGTGTTCTTCCACCGTGCGTCCTCCACCCTGATTCTGGCGGACCTGGTCATGGCCCTCGAACGGGAGCGCATCCGGCCCCGCCTGCGCTGGCTGCTCGCGCTCGGCGGCACCCTGTGGCCGGGGCAGACGCCGCGCGAGGTCCAGCTGACGGCCTGGGGCCGGAAGTCCCAGGCGCGGGCCTGCTACCGGCAGCTCATGGGCTGGCAGCCGCGTCGCGTCCTCGTCGCGCACGGCCGCTCCTTCCTCGAGGACGCGACGCCCCAGCTCGAGAAGGCCCTCGACTGGCTGCGCTGA
- a CDS encoding DUF5953 family protein, translating into MTTQNCLVLTVYAPALVGKDGRTLDVIRGMEQALPGLRLAWRLSEGGRPIALPQRDAWLVEKVKDGGFPLVCNGDESYPVTVVGRGRSGLFSPGGQDHFEVHAELPLDEPVIASAAAVLEGVAEGARAFWGRATPYAAAVDIAYQTAPTLEGPPSPRRGLPALKLFEHIRSPEIPYYLGWLNYWSAAAAQAIGFPDPARDTDLLSRARRTASGGWVVQLTDAPLDLDNPAHLDALKRAYERFPEIGGRDSP; encoded by the coding sequence ATGACCACCCAGAATTGCCTCGTCCTGACCGTCTACGCGCCTGCGCTCGTGGGCAAAGATGGCCGCACGCTCGATGTCATCCGTGGGATGGAACAGGCACTTCCCGGGTTGCGCTTGGCGTGGAGGCTCTCCGAAGGCGGGCGCCCCATCGCATTGCCGCAGCGCGACGCGTGGCTCGTAGAAAAGGTCAAGGACGGAGGCTTCCCTCTGGTGTGCAACGGGGACGAGAGTTACCCCGTGACGGTTGTGGGAAGGGGAAGATCCGGACTATTCAGCCCAGGCGGTCAGGACCATTTTGAAGTGCATGCAGAACTGCCACTGGACGAGCCCGTGATCGCGTCAGCGGCGGCTGTGCTTGAGGGCGTAGCGGAGGGCGCACGCGCGTTCTGGGGGCGTGCGACGCCATACGCCGCTGCGGTGGACATCGCGTATCAGACAGCACCCACGCTGGAAGGGCCGCCGTCCCCACGCCGGGGGCTGCCCGCCCTCAAGCTCTTCGAGCACATCCGCTCGCCCGAGATTCCCTATTACCTCGGGTGGCTGAACTATTGGTCTGCCGCTGCCGCACAGGCCATCGGGTTCCCTGACCCTGCCCGCGACACGGACCTGCTTTCACGGGCGAGGCGCACGGCATCGGGCGGGTGGGTCGTGCAGCTCACCGATGCGCCGCTCGATCTCGACAACCCCGCGCACCTGGACGCGCTCAAACGGGCCTACGAGCGCTTCCCGGAGATCGGCGGGCGCGACTCTCCCTGA
- a CDS encoding SRPBCC domain-containing protein translates to MNPSAPPPESRSTRLERLLPGSLELVWRYLTEPELLAEWLSVSRIELREGGRVELQPLRTEGTEQRPTERTVRGVVTRCEPPRVLSFTWSDEETPHSEVTFELVPQGEKVRLVLTHWRAPLHAVALAGSVLDSLALRLGARGPVRRAA, encoded by the coding sequence TTGAATCCGTCCGCCCCTCCTCCCGAGTCGCGCAGCACGCGCCTGGAGCGCCTCCTCCCGGGCTCGCTGGAGCTCGTCTGGCGCTACCTGACCGAGCCGGAGCTGCTGGCCGAGTGGCTGTCCGTCTCCCGAATCGAGCTGCGCGAGGGAGGCCGCGTGGAGCTCCAGCCGCTGCGCACGGAGGGCACGGAGCAGCGGCCCACGGAGCGCACCGTCCGGGGCGTGGTGACGCGGTGTGAGCCTCCGCGCGTGCTGTCCTTCACCTGGAGCGACGAGGAGACACCGCACTCGGAGGTCACCTTCGAGCTCGTGCCCCAGGGCGAGAAGGTCCGGCTGGTCCTCACGCACTGGCGCGCTCCGCTCCACGCCGTGGCGCTGGCGGGCTCGGTGCTGGACTCGCTCGCCTTGCGCCTCGGTGCGCGGGGGCCTGTTCGCCGCGCCGCGTGA
- a CDS encoding metalloregulator ArsR/SmtB family transcription factor: MLAFIALSDPTRRRIVELLASGERSAGELGESFDISAPAISQHLKVLKEARLVQVRAEAQRRIYALDPAGLDELEGWVVRIRGFWNERLDVLEQRLAAHPETKKRRRP, encoded by the coding sequence GTGCTCGCCTTCATCGCCCTCTCCGACCCCACGCGTCGGCGCATCGTGGAGCTGCTCGCCAGCGGTGAGCGCTCGGCGGGAGAGCTGGGCGAGAGCTTCGACATCAGCGCCCCCGCCATCTCCCAGCACCTGAAGGTCCTGAAGGAGGCGCGCCTGGTCCAGGTCCGCGCCGAGGCCCAGCGGCGCATCTACGCGCTGGACCCCGCGGGCCTCGACGAGCTCGAAGGGTGGGTCGTCCGCATCCGGGGCTTCTGGAACGAGCGCCTCGACGTGCTCGAGCAGCGACTGGCCGCACACCCCGAAACGAAGAAACGGAGACGCCCTTGA
- the clpP gene encoding ATP-dependent Clp endopeptidase proteolytic subunit ClpP — protein sequence MNIPYVVEQTHRGERTYDLYSRLLKDRIIMLGTEVTDDVANILVAQLLFLDSEDPEKPINLYINSPGGSVTAGLAIYDTMQYVNAPVSTICVGQAASFGAVLLLAGAKGRRYALPNARIMMHQPHGGAKGQATDLEIQVREMLRLKSRLNEIIQRHTGHSIERIEKDTDRDYYLSAEEARQYGLIDEVVARPPSASKSPEGR from the coding sequence ATGAACATCCCCTACGTCGTCGAGCAGACGCACCGCGGAGAGCGGACGTACGACTTGTACAGCCGGCTGCTCAAGGACCGCATCATCATGCTGGGCACGGAGGTGACGGACGACGTGGCCAACATCCTCGTCGCCCAGCTGCTCTTCCTCGACAGCGAGGACCCCGAGAAGCCCATCAACCTCTACATCAACTCGCCGGGAGGCAGCGTCACGGCGGGGCTGGCCATCTACGACACCATGCAGTACGTGAACGCGCCGGTGTCCACCATCTGCGTGGGACAGGCCGCCAGCTTCGGCGCGGTGCTGCTGCTCGCGGGAGCGAAGGGCCGGCGCTACGCCCTGCCGAACGCGCGCATCATGATGCACCAGCCCCATGGAGGGGCGAAGGGGCAGGCCACGGACCTCGAAATCCAGGTGCGGGAGATGCTGCGCCTCAAGAGCCGCCTCAACGAAATCATCCAGCGGCACACCGGGCACTCCATCGAGCGCATCGAGAAGGACACCGACCGCGACTACTACCTGAGCGCCGAGGAGGCCCGTCAGTATGGCCTCATCGACGAGGTCGTCGCGCGCCCGCCATCAGCGTCCAAGTCGCCCGAGGGCCGGTAG
- a CDS encoding serine/threonine protein kinase — translation MESESFNPASLPPGTRIGRWRLLEPCGRGTYGVVYRAESVEEAGGVVALKLALHPGDARFVREDELLSRIHHPAVPRLFDHGQWQPREGASYAWLVMEWIEGAALYDWALAQRPSSRQVLHLLARLARALEATHAAGGIHRDVKGENIRVRSADGQPFLMDFGSGHFLGASTLTWDSWPPGTSAYRAPEAWGFVLGPGKPPPVPYAPSPADDVFALGITAYRLVTGKYPPSPHPWGEDAWLWHPEKRALWTASTSNARCAPQLSALVSRMLSLRPEARGSASEVAEALEHAARKAGPEADVPLFTGEEARPAGLFPPLQRVTVRPPPPVARWPRFLAASLGAALALGAGVLSSTEAVEPHEKTHLAEREEEKDGGTIAVGDAALTAPVEPERAPSMWSAIRAELPPKPLPKQRRPDGDGRCSGKGLVAINGGCWVKQPVDLKDCDAVGGFAYKGACYVPVWARQRPPTSGPTSRDDAP, via the coding sequence ATGGAGTCCGAATCCTTCAATCCGGCAAGCCTGCCCCCGGGGACGCGCATCGGCCGGTGGCGTCTGCTGGAGCCGTGCGGCCGAGGCACCTACGGCGTTGTCTACCGGGCCGAAAGCGTGGAGGAAGCCGGGGGCGTCGTGGCCCTCAAGCTTGCCCTGCATCCCGGCGATGCGCGCTTCGTCCGTGAGGACGAGCTGCTCTCCCGCATCCACCATCCCGCTGTGCCGCGCCTCTTCGACCACGGCCAGTGGCAGCCCCGAGAGGGTGCGTCCTACGCCTGGCTCGTCATGGAGTGGATAGAGGGCGCAGCCCTCTACGACTGGGCCTTGGCGCAGCGCCCGTCGTCACGGCAGGTGCTGCACCTCCTCGCCCGGCTGGCGCGGGCGTTGGAGGCCACGCATGCCGCAGGCGGCATCCACCGGGACGTGAAGGGCGAGAACATCCGCGTGCGAAGTGCGGACGGCCAGCCCTTCCTCATGGACTTCGGCTCCGGACACTTCCTGGGCGCGTCCACCCTGACGTGGGACTCGTGGCCTCCTGGGACTTCCGCCTACCGCGCTCCCGAGGCCTGGGGCTTCGTGCTGGGCCCCGGTAAGCCTCCCCCCGTCCCGTATGCGCCCAGCCCCGCCGATGACGTCTTCGCCCTGGGTATCACCGCCTACCGGCTCGTCACCGGCAAGTACCCGCCCTCGCCGCATCCGTGGGGCGAGGACGCCTGGCTGTGGCACCCGGAGAAGCGGGCGCTGTGGACCGCCAGCACGAGCAACGCCCGCTGCGCTCCGCAACTGAGCGCCCTGGTGTCCCGGATGCTCTCGCTCCGGCCGGAGGCGCGTGGCAGTGCGAGCGAAGTCGCCGAAGCGCTGGAGCACGCCGCACGGAAGGCGGGGCCTGAAGCGGATGTGCCGCTCTTCACCGGGGAGGAGGCGAGGCCCGCGGGCCTCTTTCCTCCGCTCCAGCGCGTCACGGTGCGGCCACCTCCCCCTGTGGCGAGGTGGCCCCGGTTCCTGGCGGCCAGCCTCGGTGCCGCCCTGGCCCTGGGCGCGGGAGTGCTGTCGAGCACGGAGGCCGTCGAGCCGCACGAGAAGACACACCTCGCGGAGCGGGAAGAGGAGAAGGATGGAGGAACGATCGCCGTCGGAGACGCCGCGCTGACCGCCCCAGTCGAGCCCGAGCGAGCCCCCTCCATGTGGTCGGCCATCCGGGCGGAGTTGCCGCCGAAGCCCCTCCCAAAGCAGCGGAGGCCCGATGGCGACGGGCGCTGTTCCGGCAAGGGACTGGTCGCAATCAACGGCGGCTGCTGGGTGAAGCAGCCTGTGGACCTGAAGGACTGCGACGCCGTGGGCGGCTTTGCGTACAAGGGCGCGTGCTACGTCCCCGTCTGGGCACGGCAACGTCCTCCCACCTCGGGGCCCACGAGTCGCGACGACGCTCCATAG